Proteins encoded by one window of Sus scrofa isolate TJ Tabasco breed Duroc chromosome 12, Sscrofa11.1, whole genome shotgun sequence:
- the MAPK7 gene encoding mitogen-activated protein kinase 7 isoform X3 yields the protein MESDLHQIIHSSQPLTLEHVRYFLYQLLRGLKYMHSAQVIHRDLKPSNLLVNENCELKIGDFGMARGLCTSPAEHQYFMTEYVATRWYRAPELMLSLHEYTQAIDLWSVGCIFGEMLARRQLFPGKNYVHQLQLIMMVLGTPSPAVIQAVGAERVRAYIQSLPPRQPVPWETVYPGADRQALSLLGHMLRFEPSARISAAAALRHPFLAKYHDPDDEPDCAPPFDFAFDREALTRERIKEAIVAEIEDFHARREGIRQQIRFQPSLQPVASEPGCPDVEMPSPWAPSGDCAMESPPPAPLPCTGPAPDTIDLTLQPPPPASEPAPPKREGAISDNTKAALKAALLKSLQSRLRDGPSAPLEAPEPRKPVTAQERQREREEKRRRRQERAKEREKRRQERERKERGAGASGGPSADPLAGLVLSDNDRSLLERWTRMARPPAPAPGPLPARPPSPPSGPAAQPAAPPPQPACPAPGPGPGPAPLQTAASSGLLAPPSLVPPPGLPGPSGLSVLPYFPSGPPPPDPGGVPQPSTSESPDVTLVTQQLSKSQVEDPLPPVFSGTPKGSGAGYGVGFDLEEFLNQSFDMGVADGPQDGSQADSASLSASLLADWLEGHGMNPADIESLQREIQMDSPMLLADLPDLQEP from the exons ATGGAGAGCGACCTGCACCAGATCATCCACTCCTCGCAGCCGCTGACGCTGGAGCACGTGCGCTACTTCCTGTACCAGCTGCTGCGGGGCCTCAAGTACATGCACTCGGCTCAGGTCATCCACCGCGACCTCAAGCCGTCCAACCTGCTGGTGAATGAGAACTGCGAGCTGAAGATCGGGGACTTTGGCATGGCCCGCGGCCTGTGCACCTCGCCCGCGGAGCACCAGTACTTCATGACCGAGTACGTGGCCACGCGCTGGTACCGCGCCCCCGAGCTCATGCTCTCGCTGCACGAGTACACGCAGGCCATCGACCTGTGGTCCGTGGGCTGCATCTTTGGGGAGATGCTGGCCCGGCGCCAGCTCTTCCCGGGCAAAAACTACGTGCACCAGCTGCAGCTGATCATGATGGTGCTGGGCACCCCGTCGCCGGCCGTGATTCAGGCCGTGGGGGCGGAGCGGGTGCGGGCCTACATCCAGAGCCTGCCGCCTCGCCAGCCCGTGCCCTGGGAGACCGTGTACCCGGGGGCCGACCGCCAGGCCCTCTCCCTTCTGGGCCACATGCTGCGTTTTGAGCCCAGTGCCCGCATCTCAGCCGCTGCCGCCCTCCGTCACCCCTTCCTGGCCAAGTACCACGACCCGGATGACGAGCCCGACTGTGCCCCGCCCTTTGACTTTGCCTTTGACCGTGAAGCCCTCACCCGGGAGCGCATCAAGGAGGCCATTGTGGCCGAGATCGAGGACTTCCACGCGCGGCGAGAGGGCATCCGCCAGCAGATCCGCTTCCAGCCTTCCCTGCAGCCTGTGGCCAGTGAGCCCGGCTGCCCCGACGTTGAGATGCCCAGTCCCTGGGCTCCCAGCGGGGACTGTGCCATGGAGTCCCCTCCGCCGGCCCCACTGCCGTGCACCGGCCCTGCGCCCGACACCATCGATCTGACCCTGCAGCCACCCCCGCCGGCCAGTGAGCCAGCCCCTCCAAAGAGGGAGGGTGCCATCTCGGACAACACCAAGGCCGCCCTCAAGGCCGCCCTGCTCAAGTCCTTGCAGAGCCGGCTCCGAG ATGGCCCCAGCGCCCCCCTGGAAGCTCCTGAGCCTCGCAAGCCGGTGACAGCCCAGGAGCGCCAGCGCGAGCGGGAGGagaagcggcggcggcggcaggagcGAGCCAAGGAGCGGGAAAAGCGGCGGCAGGAGCGGGAGCGCAAGGAGCGGGGAGCCGGGGCCTCGGGGGGCCCCTCCGCCGACCCCTTGGCCGGGCTGGTGCTCAGCGACAATGATCGCAGCCTGCTGGAGCGCTGGACTCGCAtggcccggcccccggcccccgctCCAGGGCCGCTGCCAGCCCGGCCTCCCAGCCCACCCTCTGGCCCCGCAGCCCAGCCCGCTGCGCCCCCGCCGCAGCCTGCCTGCCCGGCCCcgggccctgggcctgggcctgctcCACTCCAAACCGCTGCCTCCTCCGGCCTCCTGGCCCCGCCGTCGCTGGTGCCTCCCCCTGGGCTGCCCGGCCCCAGCGGCCTGAGCGTTCTGCCTTATTTCCCCTCTGGCCCACCCCCTCCAGACCCCGGGGGCGTCCCTCAACCCTCCACCTCAGAGTCCCCCGACGTCACCCTCGTGACCCAGCAACTGTCCAAGTCACAG GTGGAAGACCCCTTGCCCCCCGTGTTCTCGGGCACCCCAAAGGGCAGCGGGGCTGGCTATGGCGTCGGCTTTGACCTGGAGGAATTCCTCAACCAGTCTTTCGACATGGGCGTGGCTGATGGGCCCCAGGACGG CAGCCAGGCAGACTCGGCCTCGCTCTCGGCCTCCCTGCTTGCCGACTGGCTCGAGGGCCACGGCATGAACCCCGCTGACATCGAGTCCCTACAGCGTGAGATCCAGATGGACTCCCCGATGCTGCTGGCTGACCTGCCCGACCTCCAGGAGCCCTGA
- the MAPK7 gene encoding mitogen-activated protein kinase 7 isoform X1 has product MAEPLKEEDGEDGSGEPPGPVKAEPAGPAASVAAKNLALLKARSFDVTFDVGDEYEIIETIGNGAYGVVSSARRRLTGQQVAIKKIPNAFDVVTNAKRTLRELKILKHFKHDNIIAIKDILRPTVPYGEFKSVYVVLDLMESDLHQIIHSSQPLTLEHVRYFLYQLLRGLKYMHSAQVIHRDLKPSNLLVNENCELKIGDFGMARGLCTSPAEHQYFMTEYVATRWYRAPELMLSLHEYTQAIDLWSVGCIFGEMLARRQLFPGKNYVHQLQLIMMVLGTPSPAVIQAVGAERVRAYIQSLPPRQPVPWETVYPGADRQALSLLGHMLRFEPSARISAAAALRHPFLAKYHDPDDEPDCAPPFDFAFDREALTRERIKEAIVAEIEDFHARREGIRQQIRFQPSLQPVASEPGCPDVEMPSPWAPSGDCAMESPPPAPLPCTGPAPDTIDLTLQPPPPASEPAPPKREGAISDNTKAALKAALLKSLQSRLRDGPSAPLEAPEPRKPVTAQERQREREEKRRRRQERAKEREKRRQERERKERGAGASGGPSADPLAGLVLSDNDRSLLERWTRMARPPAPAPGPLPARPPSPPSGPAAQPAAPPPQPACPAPGPGPGPAPLQTAASSGLLAPPSLVPPPGLPGPSGLSVLPYFPSGPPPPDPGGVPQPSTSESPDVTLVTQQLSKSQVEDPLPPVFSGTPKGSGAGYGVGFDLEEFLNQSFDMGVADGPQDGSQADSASLSASLLADWLEGHGMNPADIESLQREIQMDSPMLLADLPDLQEP; this is encoded by the exons ATGGCCGAGCCCCTGAAGGAGGAAGACGGCGAGGACGGCTCCGGGGAGCCCCCCGGGCCGGTGAAGGCGGAACCCGCCGGCCCCGCCGCCTCCGTGGCGGCCAAGAACCTGGCTCTGCTGAAGGCCCGCTCCTTCGACGTGACCTTCGACGTGGGGGACGAGTACGAGATCATCGAGACCATCGGCAACGGGGCCTACGGGGTGGTGTCTTCCGCGCGCCGCCGCCTCACGG GCCAGCAGGTGGCCATCAAGAAGATCCCTAACGCTTTTGACGTGGTGACCAACGCCAAGCGGACCCTCCGGGAGCTGAAGATCCTCAAGCACTTCAAGCACGACAACATCATCGCCATCAAGGACATCCTGAGGCCCACCGTGCCCTACGGCGAGTTCAAGTCTGT CTACGTGGTCCTGGACCTGATGGAGAGCGACCTGCACCAGATCATCCACTCCTCGCAGCCGCTGACGCTGGAGCACGTGCGCTACTTCCTGTACCAGCTGCTGCGGGGCCTCAAGTACATGCACTCGGCTCAGGTCATCCACCGCGACCTCAAGCCGTCCAACCTGCTGGTGAATGAGAACTGCGAGCTGAAGATCGGGGACTTTGGCATGGCCCGCGGCCTGTGCACCTCGCCCGCGGAGCACCAGTACTTCATGACCGAGTACGTGGCCACGCGCTGGTACCGCGCCCCCGAGCTCATGCTCTCGCTGCACGAGTACACGCAGGCCATCGACCTGTGGTCCGTGGGCTGCATCTTTGGGGAGATGCTGGCCCGGCGCCAGCTCTTCCCGGGCAAAAACTACGTGCACCAGCTGCAGCTGATCATGATGGTGCTGGGCACCCCGTCGCCGGCCGTGATTCAGGCCGTGGGGGCGGAGCGGGTGCGGGCCTACATCCAGAGCCTGCCGCCTCGCCAGCCCGTGCCCTGGGAGACCGTGTACCCGGGGGCCGACCGCCAGGCCCTCTCCCTTCTGGGCCACATGCTGCGTTTTGAGCCCAGTGCCCGCATCTCAGCCGCTGCCGCCCTCCGTCACCCCTTCCTGGCCAAGTACCACGACCCGGATGACGAGCCCGACTGTGCCCCGCCCTTTGACTTTGCCTTTGACCGTGAAGCCCTCACCCGGGAGCGCATCAAGGAGGCCATTGTGGCCGAGATCGAGGACTTCCACGCGCGGCGAGAGGGCATCCGCCAGCAGATCCGCTTCCAGCCTTCCCTGCAGCCTGTGGCCAGTGAGCCCGGCTGCCCCGACGTTGAGATGCCCAGTCCCTGGGCTCCCAGCGGGGACTGTGCCATGGAGTCCCCTCCGCCGGCCCCACTGCCGTGCACCGGCCCTGCGCCCGACACCATCGATCTGACCCTGCAGCCACCCCCGCCGGCCAGTGAGCCAGCCCCTCCAAAGAGGGAGGGTGCCATCTCGGACAACACCAAGGCCGCCCTCAAGGCCGCCCTGCTCAAGTCCTTGCAGAGCCGGCTCCGAG ATGGCCCCAGCGCCCCCCTGGAAGCTCCTGAGCCTCGCAAGCCGGTGACAGCCCAGGAGCGCCAGCGCGAGCGGGAGGagaagcggcggcggcggcaggagcGAGCCAAGGAGCGGGAAAAGCGGCGGCAGGAGCGGGAGCGCAAGGAGCGGGGAGCCGGGGCCTCGGGGGGCCCCTCCGCCGACCCCTTGGCCGGGCTGGTGCTCAGCGACAATGATCGCAGCCTGCTGGAGCGCTGGACTCGCAtggcccggcccccggcccccgctCCAGGGCCGCTGCCAGCCCGGCCTCCCAGCCCACCCTCTGGCCCCGCAGCCCAGCCCGCTGCGCCCCCGCCGCAGCCTGCCTGCCCGGCCCcgggccctgggcctgggcctgctcCACTCCAAACCGCTGCCTCCTCCGGCCTCCTGGCCCCGCCGTCGCTGGTGCCTCCCCCTGGGCTGCCCGGCCCCAGCGGCCTGAGCGTTCTGCCTTATTTCCCCTCTGGCCCACCCCCTCCAGACCCCGGGGGCGTCCCTCAACCCTCCACCTCAGAGTCCCCCGACGTCACCCTCGTGACCCAGCAACTGTCCAAGTCACAG GTGGAAGACCCCTTGCCCCCCGTGTTCTCGGGCACCCCAAAGGGCAGCGGGGCTGGCTATGGCGTCGGCTTTGACCTGGAGGAATTCCTCAACCAGTCTTTCGACATGGGCGTGGCTGATGGGCCCCAGGACGG CAGCCAGGCAGACTCGGCCTCGCTCTCGGCCTCCCTGCTTGCCGACTGGCTCGAGGGCCACGGCATGAACCCCGCTGACATCGAGTCCCTACAGCGTGAGATCCAGATGGACTCCCCGATGCTGCTGGCTGACCTGCCCGACCTCCAGGAGCCCTGA
- the MFAP4 gene encoding microfibril-associated glycoprotein 4 has product MKALLALPLLLLISADRCAPQVLGIRGDALDKFCPQQPLDCDDIYAQGYQIDGVYLIYPSGPSLPVPVFCDMTTEGGKWTVFQKRFNGSVSFFRGWNDYKLGFGRADGEYWLGLQNLHLLTLKHKYELRVDLEDFENNTAFAKYHDFSISPNAVSAEEDGYTLYVADFEDGGAGDSLTYHSGQKFSTFDRDQDLFVQNCAALSSGAFWFRSCHFANLNGFYLGGSHLSYANGINWAQWKGFYYSLRRTEMKIRRA; this is encoded by the exons ATGAAG GCCCTCCTGGccctgccgctgctgctgctcatATCCGCTGACCGCTGCGCCCCGCAGGTCTTGGGGATCCGGGGAGACG CCCTGGACAAGTTCTGCCCGCAGCAGCCCCTGGACTGCGACGACATCTACGCCCAGGGCTACCAGATAGACGGCGTGTACCTCATCTACCCCTCGGGCCCCAGCCTGCCCGTGCCCGTCTTCTGCGACATGACCACCGAGGGGGGCAAGTGGACG GTTTTCCAGAAGAGGTTCAACGGCTCCGTGAGTTTCTTCCGGGGCTGGAATGACTACAAGCTGGGCTTCGGCCGCGCCGACGGGGAGTACTGGCTGG GTCTGCAGAACCTGCACCTGCTGACCCTGAAGCACAAGTACGAGCTCAGGGTGGACCTGGAGGACTTCGAGAACAACACGGCCTTCGCCAAGTACCACGACTTCTCCATCTCCCCCAACGCCGTCAGCGCCGAGGAGGACGGCTACACCCTCTACGTGGCCGACTTCGAGGACGGCGGCGCAG GCGACTCCCTGACCTACCACAGCGGCCAGAAGTTCTCCACCTTCGACCGGGACCAGGACCTCTTCGTGCAGAACTGCGCGGCCCTGTCCTCGGGCGCCTTCTGGTTCCGCAGCTGCCACTTCGCCAACCTCAACGGCTTCTACCTGGGCGGCTCCCACCTCTCCTACGCCAACGGCATCAACTGGGCCCAGTGGAAGGGCTTCTACTACTCCCTCAGGCGCACGGAGATGAAGATTCGCCGGGCCTGA
- the MAPK7 gene encoding mitogen-activated protein kinase 7 isoform X2, with protein sequence MAEPLKEEDGEDGSGEPPGPVKAEPAGPAASVAAKNLALLKARSFDVTFDVGDEYEIIETIGNGAYGVVSSARRRLTGQQVAIKKIPNAFDVVTNAKRTLRELKILKHFKHDNIIAIKDILRPTVPYGEFKSVYVVLDLMESDLHQIIHSSQPLTLEHVRYFLYQLLRGLKYMHSAQVIHRDLKPSNLLVNENCELKIGDFGMARGLCTSPAEHQYFMTEYVATRWYRAPELMLSLHEYTQAIDLWSVGCIFGEMLARRQLFPGKNYVHQLQLIMMVLGTPSPAVIQAVGAERVRAYIQSLPPRQPVPWETVYPGADRQALSLLGHMLRFEPSARISAAAALRHPFLAKYHDPDDEPDCAPPFDFAFDREALTRERIKEAIVAEIEDFHARREGIRQQIRFQPSLQPVASEPGCPDVEMPSPWAPSGDCAMESPPPAPLPCTGPAPDTIDLTLQPPPPASEPAPPKREGAISDNTKAALKAALLKSLQSRLRDGPSAPLEAPEPRKPVTAQERQREREEKRRRRQERAKEREKRRQERERKERGAGASGGPSADPLAGLVLSDNDRSLLERWTRMARPPAPAPGPLPARPPSPPSGPAAQPAAPPPQPACPAPGPGPGPAPLQTAASSGLLAPPSLVPPPGLPGPSGLSVLPYFPSGPPPPDPGGVPQPSTSESPDVTLVTQQLSKSQVEDPLPPVFSGTPKGSGAGYGVGFDLEEFLNQSFDMGVADGPQDGQADSASLSASLLADWLEGHGMNPADIESLQREIQMDSPMLLADLPDLQEP encoded by the exons ATGGCCGAGCCCCTGAAGGAGGAAGACGGCGAGGACGGCTCCGGGGAGCCCCCCGGGCCGGTGAAGGCGGAACCCGCCGGCCCCGCCGCCTCCGTGGCGGCCAAGAACCTGGCTCTGCTGAAGGCCCGCTCCTTCGACGTGACCTTCGACGTGGGGGACGAGTACGAGATCATCGAGACCATCGGCAACGGGGCCTACGGGGTGGTGTCTTCCGCGCGCCGCCGCCTCACGG GCCAGCAGGTGGCCATCAAGAAGATCCCTAACGCTTTTGACGTGGTGACCAACGCCAAGCGGACCCTCCGGGAGCTGAAGATCCTCAAGCACTTCAAGCACGACAACATCATCGCCATCAAGGACATCCTGAGGCCCACCGTGCCCTACGGCGAGTTCAAGTCTGT CTACGTGGTCCTGGACCTGATGGAGAGCGACCTGCACCAGATCATCCACTCCTCGCAGCCGCTGACGCTGGAGCACGTGCGCTACTTCCTGTACCAGCTGCTGCGGGGCCTCAAGTACATGCACTCGGCTCAGGTCATCCACCGCGACCTCAAGCCGTCCAACCTGCTGGTGAATGAGAACTGCGAGCTGAAGATCGGGGACTTTGGCATGGCCCGCGGCCTGTGCACCTCGCCCGCGGAGCACCAGTACTTCATGACCGAGTACGTGGCCACGCGCTGGTACCGCGCCCCCGAGCTCATGCTCTCGCTGCACGAGTACACGCAGGCCATCGACCTGTGGTCCGTGGGCTGCATCTTTGGGGAGATGCTGGCCCGGCGCCAGCTCTTCCCGGGCAAAAACTACGTGCACCAGCTGCAGCTGATCATGATGGTGCTGGGCACCCCGTCGCCGGCCGTGATTCAGGCCGTGGGGGCGGAGCGGGTGCGGGCCTACATCCAGAGCCTGCCGCCTCGCCAGCCCGTGCCCTGGGAGACCGTGTACCCGGGGGCCGACCGCCAGGCCCTCTCCCTTCTGGGCCACATGCTGCGTTTTGAGCCCAGTGCCCGCATCTCAGCCGCTGCCGCCCTCCGTCACCCCTTCCTGGCCAAGTACCACGACCCGGATGACGAGCCCGACTGTGCCCCGCCCTTTGACTTTGCCTTTGACCGTGAAGCCCTCACCCGGGAGCGCATCAAGGAGGCCATTGTGGCCGAGATCGAGGACTTCCACGCGCGGCGAGAGGGCATCCGCCAGCAGATCCGCTTCCAGCCTTCCCTGCAGCCTGTGGCCAGTGAGCCCGGCTGCCCCGACGTTGAGATGCCCAGTCCCTGGGCTCCCAGCGGGGACTGTGCCATGGAGTCCCCTCCGCCGGCCCCACTGCCGTGCACCGGCCCTGCGCCCGACACCATCGATCTGACCCTGCAGCCACCCCCGCCGGCCAGTGAGCCAGCCCCTCCAAAGAGGGAGGGTGCCATCTCGGACAACACCAAGGCCGCCCTCAAGGCCGCCCTGCTCAAGTCCTTGCAGAGCCGGCTCCGAG ATGGCCCCAGCGCCCCCCTGGAAGCTCCTGAGCCTCGCAAGCCGGTGACAGCCCAGGAGCGCCAGCGCGAGCGGGAGGagaagcggcggcggcggcaggagcGAGCCAAGGAGCGGGAAAAGCGGCGGCAGGAGCGGGAGCGCAAGGAGCGGGGAGCCGGGGCCTCGGGGGGCCCCTCCGCCGACCCCTTGGCCGGGCTGGTGCTCAGCGACAATGATCGCAGCCTGCTGGAGCGCTGGACTCGCAtggcccggcccccggcccccgctCCAGGGCCGCTGCCAGCCCGGCCTCCCAGCCCACCCTCTGGCCCCGCAGCCCAGCCCGCTGCGCCCCCGCCGCAGCCTGCCTGCCCGGCCCcgggccctgggcctgggcctgctcCACTCCAAACCGCTGCCTCCTCCGGCCTCCTGGCCCCGCCGTCGCTGGTGCCTCCCCCTGGGCTGCCCGGCCCCAGCGGCCTGAGCGTTCTGCCTTATTTCCCCTCTGGCCCACCCCCTCCAGACCCCGGGGGCGTCCCTCAACCCTCCACCTCAGAGTCCCCCGACGTCACCCTCGTGACCCAGCAACTGTCCAAGTCACAG GTGGAAGACCCCTTGCCCCCCGTGTTCTCGGGCACCCCAAAGGGCAGCGGGGCTGGCTATGGCGTCGGCTTTGACCTGGAGGAATTCCTCAACCAGTCTTTCGACATGGGCGTGGCTGATGGGCCCCAGGACGG CCAGGCAGACTCGGCCTCGCTCTCGGCCTCCCTGCTTGCCGACTGGCTCGAGGGCCACGGCATGAACCCCGCTGACATCGAGTCCCTACAGCGTGAGATCCAGATGGACTCCCCGATGCTGCTGGCTGACCTGCCCGACCTCCAGGAGCCCTGA